Proteins encoded in a region of the Triticum dicoccoides isolate Atlit2015 ecotype Zavitan chromosome 3A, WEW_v2.0, whole genome shotgun sequence genome:
- the LOC119272732 gene encoding uncharacterized protein LOC119272732: MQPPSCELHRSNLLVHAQPHLPSNVRPERRSHPTTATAVTGKRPEQRGSRAYVAHGAPGRVHLPTPDAGEPHARAHGAPAPIRAIPRARCCRSPNPGVAPAPHTPDRAPLPHTRAPNHHPTRELCPPPPRAPWPHPSDATTPPAMLPFCSSAAPTPCSPLCPVTAGARALRRVEAGALRPFAADPLVAQAVPDRPLFSDSAIVSPYATAPDDIVRGFASAAELPDPLWRAGVDPPLMPVDLAADAVVGAVTDDAAQQALMDAEMPTTFPADATGVEESVARFIDKLSKQIFQAEDALTEGYDKLRLSAYDALGAYRKAIRGVAGGITSSVAATKKQAAGGVPDVPGAFEDKVAGAGAVAADVLRKAIVVAEDSLGSATTSLVYYYGSAKSSLPPNVKDLLNSSEEKASIVLRPIGSALQQVYIIIEGIGKNVGLNPSDPIVQLAVLLGGSTTIGISYWLFAYGGYSGDLSPESTLELLKSDGKAVLVDVRPEDLRVKDGIPDLRRAARSKYASVASPEIKGPTKKLLKGGNEVDDALVAVVIRNLKLVKGDSKVIIMDANGTRSKSIARLLKKLGVQQPYLVKGGFQSWAKNLRVKELKPETALTVINEDAEEILEGIKPTPTLVFGSLLGLSAVTYALLEWETTLQYIGVLSLGLTIYLRFSTYEGSEDFLQDLKLLLSPLRVGAEAFSWAAKKLEPNKIGLATSPSTTAVQDRVLKAAAKHESKPSDAEESTKTDSFASEA, from the exons ATGCAGCCTCCAAGCTGTGAGCTTCATCGTTCCAACCTGCTCGTCCACGCGCAG CCACACCTACCGTCGAACGTCAGACCGGAACGGCGGAGCCACCCAACAACAGCGACCGCGGTGACCGGAAAACGACCGGAGCAACGAGGGAGCCGAGCGTATGTGGCACACGGCGCGCCGGGACGGGTCCACCTCCCAACCCCCGACGCCGGCGAGCCACACGCCCGCGCGCACGGTGCCCCAGCACCAATCCGCGCAATCCCGCGCGCACGATGCTGCAGATCACCGAATCCCGGCGTCGCACCGGCTCCACACACCCCGGATCGAGCGCCTCTTCCACACACGCGCGCGCCCAACCACCACCCCACTCGTGAACTGTGCCCGCCCCCGCCCCGCGCGCCATGGCCACACCCGTCTGATGCCACCACCCCTCCCGCCATGCTGCCCTTCTGCTCCTCCGCCGCGCCCACCCCATGCTCCCCGCTCTGCCCGGTGACCGCCGGCGCGCGGGCGCTGCGGAGGGTCGAGGCCGGCGCGCTCAGGCCCTTCGCCGCCGACCCGCTCGTCGCGCAGGCGGTGCCTGACCGCCCGCTCTTCTCCGACTCCGCCATCGTCTCCCCCTACGCCACCGCGCCGGACGACATCGTGCGGGGGTTCGCCTCCGCCGCCGAGCTGCCCGACCCCCTCTGGCGCGCTGGGGTTGACCCGCCGCTGATGCCCGTCGACCTGGCCGCGGACGCTGTGGTCGGCGCGGTCACCGACGATGCCGCGCAGCAGGCCCTGATGGACGCGGAGATGCCCACCACGTTCCCGGCCGACGCCACCGGCGTCGAGGAGTCCGTGGCCAGGTTCATCGACAAGCTCAGCAAGCAGATATTCCAGGCGGAGGACGCGCTCACCGAAGGCTACGACAAGCTCAGGCTGTCGGCGTACGACGCTCTCGGGGCCTACAGGAAGGCGATAAGGGGCGTCGCTGGTGGCATCACCTCCTCGGTGGCTGCCACCAAGAAGCAGGCCGCCGGTGGGGTCCCGGACGTTCCCGGTGCATTTGAAGATAAGGTGGCCGGAGCTGGCGCCGTGGCGGCTGATGTTCTTAGGAAGGCAATTGTTGTTGCAGAGGATTCACTGGGCAGTGCAACCACGTCCCTCGTATACTACTATGGCTCGGCCAAGTCGTCGTTGCCACCAAATGTCAAAGATTTGCTGAACTCATCCGAGGAGAAAGCTAGCATAGTATTGCGACCAATTGGAAGTGCCCTTCAACAG GTATACATTATCATCGAAGGCATCGGAAAGaatgttggtttgaacccaagtgaCCCAATTGTTCAATTAGCAGTTTTGCTTGGAGGTTCAACAACAATAGG GATATCTTACTGGCTCTTCGCATATGGTGGTTATTCTGGAGACTTGTCACCTGAATCGACATTGGAGTTATTGAAAAGTGATGGCAAAGCCGTACTTGTTGATGTTCGGCCTGAG GACTTGAGGGTGAAAGATGGAATTCCTGACCTACGCCGTGCAGCTAGATCTAAATATGCAAGTGTTGCTTCGCCTGAG ATCAAAGGTCCAACAAAGAAGCTACTTAAAGGTGGAAATGAAGTTGATGATGCTTTGGTTGCAGTTGTAATCCGCAACCTGAAGTTGGTTAAG GGTGATTCAAAGGTCATCATTATGGATGCTAATGGAACCCGATCAAAGTCCATTGCTAGGCTACTGAAGAAGCTTGGTGTGCAG CAACCTTACCTGGTTAAAGGTGGTTTCCAATCTTGGGCAAAGAATCTTCGTGTGAAAGAACTGAAACCTGAGACTGCATTGACAGTAATAAATGAG GATGCCGAGGAAATCCTAGAAGGCATAAAGCCCACCCCTACACTTGTCTTTGGATCTCTTCTG GGCCTCTCAGCAGTGACTTATGCTTTGCTAG AATGGGAGACGACTTTGCAGTACATCGGTGTTCTTAGTCTTGGGTTG ACAATCTACCTGCGGTTCTCTACGTACGAGGGTTCGGAGGATTTTCTGCAAGACCTAAA GCTGTTGCTGTCCCCACTAAGAGTGGGCGCGGAAGCGTTCTCGTGGGCAGCTAAGAAGCTAGAGCCGAACAAGATTGGCCTGGCGACGTCCCCCTCCACGACGGCGGTGCAGGACCGAGTTCTCAAAGCGGCAGCGAAGCACGAATCGAAGCCGTCTGATGCGGAGGAGTCCACCAAGACAGACAGTTTTGCCTCCGAAGCATGA